TGCAAACCAATGAGCTCGGCCGCCACATTCGTGGCGGCGTGAAGCGCTTGCTGTGAGGTCATTCCGAGGAGCGTTGACATTAGCTCGACCTCTTGCGCGTAGTTTTCGTGATAGTTGTATGGCGTTCCGGCATCGGAGCCGCCGGCTATGCGCACGCCGCGTTCATAAGCACGGCGTAAGTTCGTCAGCATCGCGTCGTTGATGCCGCGTGCTTTCTCGACGACGTATTTCGGCTGCTCGCCACGTTCCAGGTTTGCGAGGATACACGTCGGAGCGCTCAGGGTTGGCACCAAAAAAGCCCGCCGCTCTTTCATCAGCTCGATCGCTTCATCATCGAGCAGCGATCCATGCTCGATCGAATCGATTCCCGCTCGCAATGCATTTTTGATTCCTTCGGTACCGATGGCGTGCGCGGCCGCCCGCAGCCCGTGGCGATGCGCTTCGTCAACCGCGGCAGAGAGCTCGTCGAGGGTGAGTTGGGCGTTACCTGGAACCGCGCCCTTCGTCAAAACACCGCCGGTTGCGATTGTCTTGATGCAGTCGGCGCCGCGCAAAAGCTGCTCGCGCACGGCTTTACGCGCGTCCCATGGCGAATCGACGGCGCGTCCGATCGGCCAACCGTGTCCGCCGGTCATACAGAGTACCGCGCCGGCGACACGCATGCGCGGACCTGGAATGCGTTCTTCTTCGATCGCGTCGCGAACGTCGCAGGCAATTCCATTCGAACTGCCGAGGTCGCGCATCGTTGTAATGCCGGCCTTCACCGCTTTGCGCGCGTTCGAGACGGCGCGCAACAGCCGCTGGCTCGGCGTTGTCGAGGCGACCATGCCCATCATGTCGGGTTCGCCGCTTCCTTCCAAATGCGCGTGTGCGTTGACCAGACCAGGCGTGACACAGGGCGCCTCGATATCGCACGTTCCCTCCGCCGCGCGGATCGCTTCAATCCGGCCGCCCTCGAGCACAACGTCAACGTTGCGCTTCGGCGGCTCGAGCGTGCCGTCGTAAAGAACTCCGGCTCGAACGATCATTCTCCCACCTTTCGGACGTCGCGACCGCCGGGCCCTTTAGCGAATCGCAAAGCCGGTCAAGCCGCTCGCGCCGTTGACCACCAGCTGGACGGCGATTGCTGCAACGACGATCCCGACGACTCGACTCACCGCATCGATTCCCGTCTCGCCGAACCAGCGCACGAGTTTTTCTGCGCCACGCATAAACGCGTACGTGATCCCGATCACGAGCAGGGCAACGATGATGAATGTTGCTGCGCTTCGGATCCGCTGATCGGGCGAATCGACCAGCGCGACGCTCGCGGTCAATGCCCCGGGGCCGGCGATCATCGGAATCGCCAGTGGAAAGACCGATGGATCGTTCTCTTCCCCGCCGTCCTTTGCGCTATCGGCCACCCGCCGTGTCGGTTTTTCGGCGAATACCATATTGAATGCAACCTTCAGCAAGAGTAAGCCGCCGGCGATCTTAAACGCGCCGATCTTGACGCCGAGGGCGCCGAGCAACGCTTCGCCGGCAAAGGCAAAAACGATCAACGTGATGCCGGCGACGATCGTCGCGCGTTTGGCGATCGTTGCTGCGTCGTCCGGCGAACGTCCCTCGGTCACC
This Candidatus Eremiobacterota bacterium DNA region includes the following protein-coding sequences:
- a CDS encoding amidohydrolase family protein translates to MIVRAGVLYDGTLEPPKRNVDVVLEGGRIEAIRAAEGTCDIEAPCVTPGLVNAHAHLEGSGEPDMMGMVASTTPSQRLLRAVSNARKAVKAGITTMRDLGSSNGIACDVRDAIEEERIPGPRMRVAGAVLCMTGGHGWPIGRAVDSPWDARKAVREQLLRGADCIKTIATGGVLTKGAVPGNAQLTLDELSAAVDEAHRHGLRAAAHAIGTEGIKNALRAGIDSIEHGSLLDDEAIELMKERRAFLVPTLSAPTCILANLERGEQPKYVVEKARGINDAMLTNLRRAYERGVRIAGGSDAGTPYNYHENYAQEVELMSTLLGMTSQQALHAATNVAAELIGLHRALLAAGEPADLLVLRRDVGDDVRALRDPQIVFKNGLIQ
- a CDS encoding MarC family protein → MDATVTSALEQAFYAFVTLLALINPIAAAAVFLTVTEGRSPDDAATIAKRATIVAGITLIVFAFAGEALLGALGVKIGAFKIAGGLLLLKVAFNMVFAEKPTRRVADSAKDGGEENDPSVFPLAIPMIAGPGALTASVALVDSPDQRIRSAATFIIVALLVIGITYAFMRGAEKLVRWFGETGIDAVSRVVGIVVAAIAVQLVVNGASGLTGFAIR